In the Pseudorasbora parva isolate DD20220531a chromosome 23, ASM2467924v1, whole genome shotgun sequence genome, one interval contains:
- the plac8.1 gene encoding placenta associated 8, tandem duplicate 1 — translation MEVTSQPAAFQPQEFHTGLTSCCDDVGVCCCGLFCLTCLGCSIAKDMNECCLCGLGMTIRSVYRTKYNIKGSLCNDWLTAYCCLSCAACQLKRDINIRKSNGTLKP, via the exons ATGGAGGTCACATCTCAACCTGCTGCATTCCAACCGCAAGAGTTTCACACAGGCCTAACAAGCTGCTGTGACGACGTGGGTGTAT GCTGTTGTGGTCTCTTCTGCCTCACTTGTTTGGGCTGCTCCATTGCTAAAGACATGAATGAGTGCTGCTTATGCGGTTTAGGCATGACGATCCGAAGTGTATACAGAactaaatacaacataaaa GGTTCCCTGTGCAACGACTGGCTTACCGCGTATTGCTGCTTGTCTTGTGCAGCCTGCCAGCTGAAGAGAGACATCAACATAAGGAAGAGTAACGGAACACTGAAACCATGA